A single genomic interval of Acidobacteriota bacterium harbors:
- a CDS encoding helix-turn-helix domain-containing protein produces the protein MIRHRKSLVKPPPPSCPLDECMRLVGGTWTPNIIWYLRENPRRFMELKGDLKGISAKTLTARLRRMEKDGVVSRQERPTSPPTVWYSLTDLGRRLLPAIEAIAAVGLELKGLSSSE, from the coding sequence ATGATCCGTCACCGAAAGAGCCTTGTGAAGCCGCCGCCTCCAAGCTGTCCGCTGGATGAATGCATGAGGCTTGTGGGGGGTACCTGGACTCCCAACATCATCTGGTATTTGCGCGAGAATCCGCGCCGCTTCATGGAACTCAAGGGCGACCTCAAGGGCATCTCGGCCAAGACGCTGACTGCCCGCCTGCGGCGCATGGAGAAGGACGGCGTCGTCAGCCGCCAGGAGCGGCCCACCTCCCCTCCCACGGTCTGGTACAGCCTGACCGATCTGGGCCGGAGGCTCCTCCCGGCCATCGAAGCCATCGCGGCCGTCGGCCTGGAGCTGAAGGGGCTCTCCTCGTCCGAGTAG